AATGTGATGAGAGACATCATTTCACATGCATAATCTGCCTGCTATGTTCCAACTGCATTCTCCAGTTACGACAAACATTAATTGTTGATGAATAGTTATAATCCCAGTTATAAACCATTACTATGCAATGTATACTCTAAATCACAATTCCTATTATACCCtcaatttttaaggaaaaaatacagtggaacccaTACTTAAAATGCTTGTCACCATGACTGAGAATTGGCTGTcatgggttcaaatctcatctcTAACATACCACATACCTCTTGCTAAATGTGACACCTGTTAACAGGACTGACCattggtagttttttttttgtttcctgcaccctgtgtgtgcatatttgtgtaTCAAGGTTTATCTGATGCCTACCCTAAAAAGGTGTGTGTAAGCACTTTGAGCCCAGTTTCGGTGCTGaggaaaggtgctatataaatgtgctGAATTAGTGTATTATTCCTGGGcagcaaataaaattgtaataacaAGATCAGTTTCTGCGATCCACTTGTCTAAAGCTGGAGGGTAAAGAATCTTTGATGATGCTGTTATTAAAAAAGATTTGTGAAATAACTCATTTTCCATCAGTATGTTAAGCAAACATCATTTTACATAGATCTGGAATGCCTGTTATATTCTATGTACTTAGAATTTTTACACGGATGATACAACATCAAAAACTGGCTGTTGTGCAAACCTCATCTTCCATAGTAACTCTTTCTCTTGCTCCGATATTTCTGACAAAGGGTCTTTTGATACAATCTCATCCAGCACTGCTAGCTCTCTGCTGTCAGGATCCCTGGgctatttaagaaaaaaatattgaccatCACTATGATGGAGTCTCCATTTACCTATATCATCTATATATTACCTATATCAAGGATTAAATGATTTATGTTATAAAGGCAACTGTTTCTTCTGACTATGTGTTTAGTTCTTTTAAGCTCTTTAGTCACAGATACCATACCACAGTGAGAATGCAATTGACTTGTATTTCTCTAAATCACTTTGTCACATGCTGGAAAAGTTCAGATCAAAAGGGTATTTTACacattacacttttttttaaaacccatttATGCAACTACAGCTTGAGCATCAAACATGAAAAGCTTATAAACTAACCAAAGTGAAAAAACAATGTGAAAACAAGCAACCATTATTTGGTGTTTTACTACTATGTATAGCACcaaagattttaaaacacaGTTGCCTTGTTTTTGAGCCTGTTGTCCTAACCTCCTTACCTCTCACCCTTCTACAACCTGACAGggtaaattaaaaacaaaaaatgctgcTTTTGAATGATCagacaattttctctctctcacacacacacacaagcaaacatatCCATGCCACTAAGGTTATTAGAAAGATACTTCTCCTCACTTGCATAAGACCACTTTGGTATTCTCTGGCTGTTGCCATTCGAGCCAGCTGTTCAAAGTGCGATTCAGGTGGATAAACAAGTGGATGAGAGAAGCGGTCAAATTCAATCTCCAGACATGGGCAATCTTTGTTTGGGTTGGACACTGGAAATATTCACAAGTGTAAAATTATAAAGGAAAAGAAGCCAAGGTCAACCAGGTAAGAATAAGAACTACACATCTCCCCCGAAATTATGTTAGAAGCACAACTTTGTACAGATATACCGAAAAATATAAGGAAAAAGTTGGTTAAGTGGTTCAAGCACTTGCATCCAAAAGCTGGAGGTGTACACACTAACCAATACCTAAACAGAGCTGCCCCTTCTCTGACCATATGAAAACACAATTCACAAATATGCACTTACTTGGGAGGCCAATAGGATTAAGCAAGTCATCCATGCCTTGAGGCATTGGCCAAAGGTACAGAGACTGTTTGTCAGACTGCAACCGGTTGTTAAAGTCAAACAGCTGCAAGTTGCCCCACGCCAAAGCATACTGAACCTTCAAACCAAAGTCCATAAGCAGGTCAACAAAATATATGATTCTACATAATGCTGAAAAGTATTCAGCATTTAAACCAAGAAAGTATCACTACTTTCAACTACAAGCtcaagcacacaaaaaataccacaaaataTTCTATTTTCAGGATTAATATTTCAACCATTTTCAACATTCAGTCCATCATGCACACAACTAAAGGTCAAGTCAACACATAGCGGTCAATTGCAATCATTACAGCATATGAATGAACAGCAGTATTTCTGTATTCCACTTGGGCTACATGTAAAGAGAACGATAATCCTACTGTTATACCTACGAGAACAGAAGCAAGCTCAGGAGAGCAAGAACATCAAGCAGATGCTTACCTTTCTATTGCGTCTCTTAGATTCTGAGcaaacagacaggcagagaCGTGCACTGAGAGGTATATCAGGAATCATAAGAAACTCCAGCCACTCATCCCATCGTGGGTTTGTTGACTCTACCTGCTTGCTGCTTTTAGCCTCACAAAGGGCTTCTGTTCCATGGTAGATGCAGGCTTGGACAAAGATCTAAAACCAAAAAACGATGGAGAGACAGCTATAACCTTCATGTGCAGGTCATGTAATTTCctaatttaaacaaatgtttatattgttatacAGTACACACAATATACAGTCAGAAATTCTACAACAAAAGTTTTCAAATTTAGAATATCATTTACTAGTTTCTTGATAATGGTGAACTGCTCACTTTTCCAAGCTCTTTAATGTTGACATAGGTAGCACAACAGATCTTGATGCGTAAAGGTGCGTGAATGTCCCACTGAGATATTGTCTGTTGGTTGTTGATCTCCGTCAATGCCTGGATGCCTGTTGATAAGCAGGATAAGATTCAATAATATTTACTAACAAGCCTCAAAGAAAACAGCCAGATATATTTTACCTTGCTGCCATCTGTCAATCCATATTTTTTTGAAGAACCTTACCTGTTTCTCAGgaagcaaatatattttaagctaAGGTTGTTGCTGGTATTCCAAAATGCATGTACTACCATGTAACTTTACTCTTTAGTTTTAAGTTGTGTTGCATTTTATATTGCAGGAAACTACAAATATAATTACTGTTTGATAAAACAAGAGCATTTCTTTTAACTGTAATGGAAACAAGTTGACATAAATTACAagtttaaaatagtttaaataacAGTGAAATAGTTGCAGCATTTTTAAACACTGactcttttcaaaaacattaaatgatGGTTTTATCATGCCTAAAGCATCACAGTACTATTGTTGCTGAAGGAACAAATTAAATCACTCCTAGCAGAAGTAAAGTATTATAATAATCCAtacttttctataaaaaaaaaccaaacttggATAACAAATGTAAGATCAAAAAATGATATATGTGCCAAGATACCTGACCTCTTTGCATATAAGATGGCCATACAAAGTTGGTTTCTGGCAAAGTAGCATAGACATTCTCTCTTGTATGCAGCATCAATTGTGGGATCTGGTCTTTCGAGATGCATTCTCGGATGTACTGCAATGTTTTTATAAGCagttaaaacaaagaaataaattaaaaaaattagaactgtCCTAAAAGATCTGCTTTATTCAGTATGCTAACACtaaatcaaaattttcttttttgtgaaaagcATGACAATTTCTAAGaattcaagaaaaaatgtaatcGGTATATTAGGTTTCTTTTACTACAAACTGTACATCTTAACATAGTGCAATACTAcctaaaattacattttttgccAAAATTTCCCCTACTTTCCTGCAAACCTAACCCATGATCAAGGGTATACAATTCTTATAAAAAGTCTCCCCTTACCTTGTACTGACTAATTGCACATTCAGCAAGCAAAAACTGATCGCATCCGCAAACTTTCAGCACATACAGGTGCCTGTACTCGTCAATGCAGCGTTCAGCATGTTCTTTTGTCATGCCCATTGCACGTGATCGCCGTCGGATGACATCCCCAATGACATCAGATGGTGAAGCAGTATGGGGTACTTTTACCGTGTACTTCATGCGGTTGTTATCTTCTGACaccacccatacacacacaatcacagaaTTGTCTGAAACAAAGACAGATTATTTGGTTATATTGAATTTTCAATTGCCCCtggggattaataaagttgcattGTATTGATACtctttagaaaattatttttaaggatAAAAGTATCCCTAGTgaatggtatttaaaaaaaaaaaaaaaaagaaaaaaaaagaaatctactATTTAGAGCCCTCAATGAGTATTTCCTTTCAACACAGTCTTAGCTCTCCTTTTTGTATCCAGtagtctgaaacaaaaatagaaaagatagTGAAGAACAATGATAAATTAACAAAAGCCTTGTTATTCTGCTGCAAACACATACCGTCAGTAAACTTTTTGAGCTTTTCAAACAGATGAGGAGGCAGCTGACTGGATGACTCAATTTCTGGAGAGTACGCATACAAGGCACGCATGTGGGCACCTCCTTTATCACGCTGGTCAACAATATCTTTGCatccttttaaaatgttgcgTCGAAAAGTAATTACTTCCAggtctttgttttcattaaattcatTAACTGGCATTCCAATGAGCATACCTAAAATGCAGAGAAACTTATCTTatcaatcaaacaatcaaactTATATCATGTGATATACAATCTATGTGTGAAAGAGGGACTAAAACATGTAAATGTCATAGCTACTGACCCCTTTTCTGATACATTTCAGACTAAACTGCACTGATAACAtactcttgatttttttaatactgtcCTGCAGGAGCAAAACTGTCTATGAGGTGGACAGCCAGTAAATAGCATTCTCTCTTGCTactaaaatacattaataaaccCATAGATGAGACTATTTCAGCttacttaaatatttatatccCAACTAAACAAATTCAGCCCACCTATCTCATAATTCAGCATCTTTTCCTCTCTGTTTCCTAGGGGTTCCATTATTTTTAAGATAGGTTGAAAGAGGCGCAGATCACACAGTCTGCGTGTCTCATCATAAAACTCTTCTCGCTCAGCATCCTGAGTTATTGCCAGAAAAATGTAGGACTCAGGATCCAACAATTTCCAATAGAGAGGGTACTTCTTCGCCTCCAACCATAAGTCAGCTTTTACTCTCTCCAGAGTAGCATCACGGTTACATAACAGTGGGACAATGATGCCTGTAGGTAGGAGGCAGTCCACCACAATTTGTGATGGCATGAGGTGATGCCCCCATAATTCACCTGAGCTGGGTGGCATTTTGGGATGGCCTTCACACACTACTAGGAATGATCTGCACTAGAGCATGCGAAGTTCTGTTTCATTTGGGAGAACCCATCTGCAACAGAAACATGATTAGATATATGCAATTAAAGGAACGTTAAGGTAATTGTAATGCCTGCAACCAACCCTCATACTGTATAATTACGCAACCATGCTAAGTCCATCTTGtcttgaaagaaattaaaaaaagataaaaggggtacacatgtaaacacactgcatacttttatttttgtaaactaatGCTCTTCTCTTACAAACTGTTCCTACACAACTAATCAACAATCAACTAGAACAATAACTGACCTGAAGCAACCTTATGCAACCAatcaatgcatttatttatgatATGACTAAAACTCCTAACTTGTCCCTACTGTTTGCACCAATAATACTAAACTCGGTAACAGAATGTTCCCTCTTTGTCTTATCGTTTTGACATCATGAAAAGATCTTCCCTCAAGGATAGGGTGAGCATCTAAAGGTTGTgtatatgatttatttttattacctaCATGTTAATCCTAATTGATAAAACTATGACATAACCTTTAAAGCTGTCTATGAATAAATGTCAAGCAAAATGAACCATATACAGTGATGccagaataaaagtaaaaatacataGATTTATACACAAATTCTTTAGCATGATATAAAACACCATGCACATTTTTCTTAGTAGAAGTTCCACAGCCCCACATTCCTGCTACTGGCTTCCTTCATTTTAAGCGAGTGTGATATGTGTAGTTTATTAGGCAACAAAATAGCAGGAAAGCATCAGGCCCTGATGGCATGTCTTCTCCACATTGATAATGTTCCAGCAAGATCTGTCTTTGCAGATATCTTCAATACATCCCTCCAGCTCTCTGCTGTTCCACACTGTTTAAAATCATCAGTTGTCCCACTGCCCAAGAAAACTGTAGTGACAGCACTAATGACTTGTGACC
The Pomacea canaliculata isolate SZHN2017 linkage group LG2, ASM307304v1, whole genome shotgun sequence genome window above contains:
- the LOC112554344 gene encoding phosphatidylinositol 4,5-bisphosphate 3-kinase catalytic subunit alpha isoform-like, whose amino-acid sequence is MPPSSGELWGHHLMPSQIVVDCLLPTGIIVPLLCNRDATLERVKADLWLEAKKYPLYWKLLDPESYIFLAITQDAEREEFYDETRRLCDLRLFQPILKIMEPLGNREEKMLNYEIGMLIGMPVNEFNENKDLEVITFRRNILKGCKDIVDQRDKGGAHMRALYAYSPEIESSSQLPPHLFEKLKKFTDDNSVIVCVWVVSEDNNRMKYTVKVPHTASPSDVIGDVIRRRSRAMGMTKEHAERCIDEYRHLYVLKVCGCDQFLLAECAISQYKYIRECISKDQIPQLMLHTRENVYATLPETNFVWPSYMQRGIQALTEINNQQTISQWDIHAPLRIKICCATYVNIKELGKIFVQACIYHGTEALCEAKSSKQVESTNPRWDEWLEFLMIPDIPLSARLCLSVCSESKRRNRKVQYALAWGNLQLFDFNNRLQSDKQSLYLWPMPQGMDDLLNPIGLPMSNPNKDCPCLEIEFDRFSHPLVYPPESHFEQLARMATAREYQSGLMQPRDPDSRELAVLDEIVSKDPLSEISEQEKELLWKMREDCLVRPPSLPKLLQAVKWNDRENVAQLYQLLRRWPLIAPEIALELLDCSFSDLQVRAYAVKCLDAGLKDDKLAQYLLQLVQAVKYEPYLDNPLTQFLLKRSLLSQRIGNAFFWHLKSEMHQISIRLRFGLVLEAYCRGCGPYLKMLSQQVEALDKLTKLTDTLKTEVNSDEHMKFLQEQLQQADYQEALRDFHSPLYPSQILGEIRQAECRVMTSKKLPLWLVWENPDTMADVADMEYCIMFKNGDDLRQDMLTLQVIRLMDSLWKNEGLDLRMIPYSCLATGKDIGLIEIVKRAKTITAIQSCGGALSAIQMDSSQLHKWIKEKNPDRYEEAIDAFTKSCAGYCVATFVLGIGDRHPENIMVTEEGQVFHIDFGHFLDHKKKKFGINRERVPFVLTEDFMRVIAKGSDQPAKQPGFKKFQELCCRAYLILRKHAHLIITLFTMMLQCGISELQTLDDIGYIRKTLGVEKTEQLALEYFLEQLRNAYGDSWTTKVDWLFHNIKQLY